A section of the Budorcas taxicolor isolate Tak-1 chromosome 17, Takin1.1, whole genome shotgun sequence genome encodes:
- the LOC128062104 gene encoding LOW QUALITY PROTEIN: 2'-5'-oligoadenylate synthase 2-like (The sequence of the model RefSeq protein was modified relative to this genomic sequence to represent the inferred CDS: deleted 1 base in 1 codon; substituted 1 base at 1 genomic stop codon): protein MKKLRRTQANKLDVFIKGHLLPYKEFRRQVNEAIDIICTFLKETCFPEAAHPVRVSKVVKGGSSGKGTTLKDLSDADLVVFLTNLTSFQENFKHXVRFIKKIRRQLEACQRKKMFEVEFEVQKRRKRKSRALSFVLRSSWFCQGVKFDVLPAFDALAKHSQSQGQVTEDYKPDPQIYVQLIQECEKLRRESEFSPCFTELQRAFLKERPTKLKSLIRLVKHWYQLCKKRHGKKLPSQYALELLTIYAWEQEGSKTKFRTAEGFRTVLELVLKHQDLCIYWKKYYDFENHVIRQYLRRQLEKPRPVILDPADPTGNAAGNVSTDNTCWLLLKQEAQNSLHSLRENESPGPSWNVLPALLYITPGHLLDKFIKDFLQPNQTFQDQIKKALKIICSFLEENCFRHSTTKIQVIQGGSTAKGTALKTGSDASLVVFADSLKSYTSPKNESCNIIKEIHEQLEACQQQKDFEVKFEISKWKPPWVLSFTLKSKVLNESVDFDVLPAFNALGELKSGSTPSPRTYAELIYLYKPSDVFLGGEFSACFTKLQRNFVRSLPPKLKDLIRLVKHWYKGCESKLKQKVSLPPKYALELLTIYAWEKGSGAQDFDTAEGFRTVLELVIQYQHLCVFWMVNYSFDDEILRNFLLTQIQRTRPVILDPADPTGDVGGGDRWCWHLLAKEATEWLSSLCFKDKSGCPIQPWKVPKKEESVTMELRNTPASSLDKLIKGHLLSNTEFHKQVKRAIKIICTFLKKRCFRFPPRPVRVSKVVKGGSSGKGTTLRGRSDADLVVFLTNLTSFREHFERRGEFIEEIRRQLEACQREKRFEVEFEVQKQQNPRALSFVLRSPKLNQVVEFDVLPAFDALGQLTKGYRPDPQIYVRLIQECEKLGGEGEFSPCFTELQRAFLKERLPMLKSLICLVKHWYQLCKMKYEHKLPPQYALELLTIYAWEQGSSKPKFSTAQGFRTVLALILKHQDLCIYWKKYYDLENSTISQYLRRQLAKPRPVILDPVDPTGNVAGGEPQRWQLLAQEVTVWLKYSCCENLDGKPVRTWKVPVRTPNFFCDLILTAC from the exons ATGAAGAAACTCAGAAGAACCCAAGCCAACAAACTGGACGTGTTCATCAAAGGCCACCTCCTGCCATACAAGGAGTTTCGAAGGCAGGTCAATGAAGCCATTGACATCATCTGCACTTTCCTGAAGGAGACGTGCTTCCCAGAGGCCGCCCACCCTGTTCGGGTGTCCAAAGTTGTGAAG GGCGGCTCCTCAGGCAAAGGCACGACCCTCAAGGACCTCTCAGATGCTGACCTCGTCGTCTTCCTCACCAATCTCACAAGTTTTCAGGAGAACTTTAAGCACTGAGtaagattcatcaagaaaattaggaGACAGTTGGAAGCctgtcaaagaaagaaaatgtttgaagTGGAGTTTGAGGTCCAGAAGCGGCGAAAGAGGAAGTCACGTGCTCTCAGCTTCGTGCTCAGGTCCTCTTGGTTCTGCCAGGGGGTCAAGTTTGATGTCCTGCCCGCCTTTGATGCCCTGGCTAAGCACTCCCAGTCACAAG GTCAGGTGACTGAAGATTACAAACCTGACCCTCAAATCTACGTCCAGCTCATCCAAGAGTGCGAGAAACTAAGGAGAGAGAGCGAGTTCTCCCCCTGCTTCACAGAGCTGCAGAGAGCCTTCCTGAAGGAGCGTCCGACCAAGCTGAAGAGCCTCATCCGCCTGGTGAAGCACTGGTACCAACTG tGTAAGAAGAGACATGGGAAAAAACTACCCTCACAGTATGCCCTGGAGTTGCTGACTATCTATGCCTGGGAGCAGGAAGGCTCAAAAACAAAATTCAGGACAGCTGAAGGATTTCGGACTGTTTTGGAGTTAGTCCTGAAGCATCAGGACCTCTGCATCTACTGGAAAAAGTATTATGACTTTGAAAACCATGTTATTAGACAATACCTGAGGAGACAACTTGAAAAACCCAG GCCTGTGATTCTGGACCCGGCTGACCCAACTGGAAATGCGGCTG GAAATGTGAGCACGGATAACACCTGCTGGCTACTGCTAAAACAAGAAGCTCAAAACTCGTTGCATTCTCTCAGGGAGAATGAGTCACCCGGACCATCTTGGAATGTTCTG CCTGCGCTGCTCTACATAACCCCAGGCCATCTGCTAGATAAGTTCATCAAGGACTTTCTCCAGCCCAACCAGACTTTCCAAGACCAGATCAAGAAAGCTCTTAAAATCATCTGTTCATTCCTTGAAGAAAATTGCTTTCGACATTCAACTACAAAGATTCAAGTTATCCA GGGGGGGTCGACTGCGAAAGGCACAGCTCTGAAGACTGGCTCTGATGCCAGCCTCGTAGTGTTCGCAGACTCGCTGAAAAGCTACACTTCCCCCAAAAACGAGAGCTGCAACATCATCAAGGAAATCCATGAGCAGCTGGAAGCCTGTCAGCAGCAGAAGGATTTTGAAGTGAAGTTTGAGATTTCAAAATGGAAGCCTCCCTGGGTGCTGAGCTTCACTCTGAAATCCAAAGTCCTCAATGAAAGTGTTGACTTTGATGTGCTGCCTGCATTTAATGCCCTGG GTGAACTGAAGTCTGGCTCCACACCCAGCCCCAGGACCTATGCTGAACTCATCTATTTGTATAAACCTTCTGATGTTTTCCTGGGGGGAGAGTTTTCTGCATGTTTCACGAAGCTACAGCGCAATTTTGTTCGCTCCCTGCCCCCAAAACTGAAGGATTTAATCCGCCTGGTGAAGCACTGGTACAAAGGG TGTGAAAGCAAGTTGAAGCAAAAGGTGTCTCTTCCCCCTAAGTACGCCTTGGAGCTGCTCACCATCTACGCCTGGGAGAAGGGGAGTGGGGCACAGGATTTTGACACAGCTGAAGGTTTCCGGACGGTCCTGGAGTTGGTCATACAATATCAGCATCTCTGTGTCTTCTGGATGGTCAACTACAGTTTTGATGATGAGATTCTGAGGAACTTCCTCCTGACCCAGATCCAGAGAACCAG GCCTGTGATCTTGGACCCAGCCGATCCTACTGGCGACGTGGGTGGAGGGGACCGTTGGTGTTGGCATCTTCTAGCGAAAGAAGCGACTGAATGGTTGTCTTCTCTCTGCTTCAAAGATAAGTCGGGATGTCCCATACAACCGTGGAAAGTGCCCAAAAAA GAAGAaag TGTGACGATGGAGCTCAGAAATACCCCGGCCAGCTCTCTAGACAAGTTGATCAAAGGCCACCTCCTGTCAAACACGGAGTTCCACAAGCAGGTCAAAAGAGCCATCAAAATCATCTGCACTTTCCTGAAGAAGAGGTGTTTCCGATTTCCCCCTCGCCCAGTTCGGGTGTCCAAAGTTGTGAAG GGCGGCTCCTCAGGCAAAGGCACGACCCTCAGGGGACGATCAGATGCTGACCTCGTCGTCTTCCTCACCAATCTGACAAGTTTTCGGGAACACTTTGAGCGCCGAGGAGAATTCATCGAAGAAATCAGGAGACAGCTGGAAGCctgtcagagagagaaaagatttgAAGTGGAGTTTGAGGTCCAGAAACAGCAGAATCCCCGCGCTCTCAGCTTTGTGCTGAGGTCCCCCAAGCTCAACCAGGTGGTGGAGTTCGATGTCCTGCCCGCCTTTGATGCCCTGG GTCAGTTGACCAAAGGTTACCGACCTGACCCTCAAATCTACGTCCGGCTCATCCAAGAGTGCGAGAAACTGGGGGGAGAGGGCGAGTTCTCCCCTTGCTTCACAGAGCTGCAGAGAGCCTTCCTGAAGGAGCGTCTGCCCATGCTGAAGAGCCTCATCTGCCTGGTGAAGCACTGGTACCAACTG TGTAAGATGAAGTATGAGCATAAGCTGCCCCCACAGTATGCCCTGGAGCTACTGACCATCTATGCCTGGGAACAAGGAAGCTCCAAACCAAAATTCAGCACAGCTCAGGGATTTCGGACTGTTTTAGCATTAATCCTAAAGCATCAGGACCTCTGCATCTACTGGAAAAAGTATTATGACTTGGAAAACTCTACGATTAGCCAATACCTGAGGAGACAACTTGCTAAACCCAG